The Archangium primigenium genomic interval GCTCGCGGAGATGCCACACACCACGTCCTTCGGGCCCGCGCCGAGCCGGAGCACCGCGGCATGGCCCGCCGGGGCGTCGTCCTCCGCGCCTTCCACGGCCCGCGTCATCGCCCGGCGGCCCCCGGCGATCACCGCCTGGACCTGTCGGGGCGAGGCGCCGAAGGTGGGCGGACACTCGCTCGCGTCGAGCACGCCGAGGCGTCCACTGGTTCCCGCGCCGATATAGAGGAGGCGGCCACCCGCCTGGAGCGCTTCCGCCACGGTCCGCGCCGCTCGCGCCAGTTCCTTCAGCGCGGGGCGGACCGCTCGGACTGCCACTGCGTCTTCTCGATGCAACCGGCGGATGACCTCTTCGAGAGAGACGAGGTCGAGATCCTCCGCTCGGGGATGCAACTGCTCGCTGGGGGGGAGCGCGTTTGAAACCGGACGCGATCTTCCCTCCCGCGAGCCCACGGCCTGACTCAGGCCGCCTTCGTGATCTTGCCGGCCTTGATGCAGCGGGTGCAGGCGAGCACGCGCGTGGGGGTGCCGTTCACCGAGGCGCGGATCTTCTGCAGGTTGGGCAGGGTCCGCTTCTTGGTCTTGTTGTTCGCGTGGCTGACGTTGTTGCCAACCAGCGGCCGCTTGCCGCAGAGGTCGCATTTCCAGGCCATGACTGCTAACTCCTTGAAAACAGGGGCAATTTAACGAAAGCCCATCTGAGAGGGGCGGGAACCTACCCACAAACCACTGGAAAATCCAGCCAGATCCGGCCTCAACGCTTGAGGACGGGGCGCTTCTTGAGCATTTCCTGGATCAGCCGCGTGGCGCGGACGCCGGCCAGCAACTCGCCCTCCAGGCCCAGGCCCGGGAGGACCTCGCGTCCGGCGAGCAGGAGGTTCTTGGTGGGCGTCTGCTGCTTCAAACCGCTGACCCCCAGGTGCGCTTCCGCGTCGATGAGGTAGTGCGGGTGGGGCATGAGGCGGCTGCCCCGCACGGCGCTCGCGTCCAGGTAGGGGGCCGAGCGCAGCAGGCGTTTGCCCTGGGTGAAGGGCATGAGGGTGTCCAGGTGGCCGTCGATGCGCTGGGCGAGCGCCTCGAGGTAGCCCTCGCCCAGGTCGCGCACGCTCGCGGGCACGAAGCCGCCGGCGCACACCACCCGGAGCGAGCTGTCCTCCTTGCCCTCGGCGGAGCGGGCCGGCAGCACCTGCACGAGCAGGGCGCCCAACTCGCTGTCCTCGGTGTCCAGCACGACGAGCTCGCCCATGCCCCGGGGCAGGGCCGTCTCGGGCACCACCCAGTTCACCGCGAAGAGGAAGGACTTGATGGTGGACTGGTCGAGCTGGTCGCTCAGGCCCCGGTGCTTCTTGCGCCCCGTCATCAGGCGGCGCAGGGCGCCCGCGTCCGTGGCGGAGACGAGGCACGAGGCCCGGTAGAGCGTGTCCGAGCGCAGGAGCTTCACCGCGGAGAAGCGGCTGCCGTCGAAGACGAGCTCCTCCACCACGTAGGTGTCGGTGTTGCTGGGGCTCAGCAGGTCTCCCCCCAGCTCCTGGAGCCGCTCGAAGAGCAGCTTGCGCAGCCCGTCACGGCCGCCCGGGTAGCGCCAGGGTGTCTGCAGCACCTGGGACAGGGGCCGGGTGCGCGCCAGGGCGGAGGAGGGGTTGTCCAGGTGGACGGAGAAGGGCCGCAGGCCGCGCAAGAGCCGCGAGGGGGCGTCCGCGCCGGCCAGCCGCAGGTCGGTCTCCAGGCCCGGGTGGCGGCCCTTGGCGCGCTTGAGGTTCCAGGCCTCCAGGAGCCCGTCCGGGGGCAGGGGCGGCGCCTCCTTGAAGAAGGCATCGGACGGCTCGTGCTGGTGCGTGGAGGCCGCGAGGTCCGTGAGGATGCGCTCGCCCTCGCCGCCGAACTCGCGGGCGAACTCGGCGCCGCGGCGGGTCGCGTCGGCGTGCAGATCCACCCGGTGCCGGGGCATCACCAGCTGCAGCTCGGGCACGTGGGGCTGCTGCTGACGTTGCAGCTCGGCGGCGAGGCCTACCTCGGCGAAGGCCTCCTCCACGGCGGACATCGTCTTGAGGGACGGGGCGATGAAGGGGGCGTAGGGCAGGCAGTAGCCGCCGTGCTCGTAGCCGGGCCCGGTGCCGTCGTGCTCCACGAGCAGCACGCCATAGCCGCGCTTGGCCAGCATCACCGCGGCGAGCGCGCCTCCGAGCTGACTGCCCAGGACGATCACGTCGTAGACGTGCCGGGAGGGGGCCGTGGTCGCGGGAAGTTGTTTGGGTCGGGCGGCGGGCATCGGCATCGCGCCGCGCACCCTACACGCGTTGCCGGGGGCCTCGCAGCGCTTTCCCGCGCCGGGGTGCCCTTCGGGCGTATCCTCGGGGGCAGGAGGGGGCCATGACCGAGCGGACGAGGAACGCGGTGATCATCGGAGGCGGCGTGGGGGGGCTGACGGCGGCGCTCGCCTTGGAGCGGCGGGGCTGGGCGGTGGACGTCTTCGAGCAGGCCCCCGCGCTCAAGGAGGTCGGCTCGGGGGTCATGATCTCGCCCAACGCCATGAGCGTGCTGTTCGCCCTGGGCCTCGAGCAGGTGGTGGCGCGGGGCGTGCCCCTGACGCACGTGGAGCTGTGCACCTGGCGCGGGGAGGCCCTGCGGCGCGAGCGCGCGGAGGACGTCCCTGGCACGGACGTGCCCGCGGTGCTCTTCCACCGGGCGGCGCTGCATGGCGCGCTGCACGCGGCCCTGGGGTCGGGGACGCGGGTCCACCTGGGGGCCCGCCTGACGCGCTTCGAGGAGGACGGGGAGGGAGTCGTGGCGCGCTTCGAGGACGGACGGGAGGCGCGGGGGGACGTGCTGGTGGGCGCGGATGGCTTGCACTCGGTGGTGCGGGCCCAACTCCATCCGGGAGAGCGCATGCGCTACGCGGGCCATCCGTGCTGGCGCGGACTGGCGCGGGGCTTCTCGCATCCGGCGCTGCCCCGGGGGCTGTTGCGCGAGACGCAGGGGCGGGGGGCGCGCTTCGGCGTGGGGCACGTGCGCGAGGACCTGGTGTACTGGTGGGCCACCGCCGACTGGCCCCAGGGCGAGCCCGTTCCAGGCGGGGACTCGGCCTTCCTGGCGCGCGTCTTCCAGACGGCGCACGCGCCCATTCCAGAGCTCATCGCGGCCACGCGGCCCGCGGACCTGCTGCGCAACGATCTCCTGGACCGCCCGCCCCTCGCGCGATGGGGACGGGGGCGGGTGACGCTGTTGGGGGACGCGGCCCATCCGATGATGCCCAACATGGGGCAGGGCGCCTGCTCGGCCATCGAGGACGGCGCGGTGCTGGCGCGGACGCTGGAGGAGACGCGGGACGTGGCGGAGGGCCTGCGGCGCTACGCGGCCCGGCGTCAGGACCGGACCCGCTGGCTGCAAGAGCTCTCCTGGCGCTTCGGCGTCGTCGGGCAGTGGCGCCAACCCGCGGCGGTCTGGCTGCGGGAGAAGGCCATGCGGCTCGCCCCGGCGAGCGCCCTGCGGCGGCAGTACACGCGGCTGTGGGGCTGGCGCCTGGGGAGCGACGGGTAGGGCGCGCTCAGGGCGGCGTCGGCGCGTCGTCCTCCGCCCGCGTCCACCGGGGGGCCTCGTTCGGGGCGGGCCGACCCTCGAGCAGCTCGTGGGGGCCGAAGGAGGCCTTGTAGCGCAGGGACGCGCAGCCGAGGACGCGGTAGCCGAGGTACACGTGGGGGATGCCCCGCGCCCGCGCCAGCTCCACCTGGAACACCACGTTGGCCGAGCCCGGGGACAGCCGCGCGTAGGCCGGATCGTAGAAGAAGTACACCGCGCTCCAGGCCCGGGGCGTCTCGTCGCAGATGCCCAGGCCCACCAGCCGCGGGCCGCCCTCGGCGGCGTCGTCGTAGTAGGCCACCTCGCGCGCCGAGGGGTGGGGGAAGGCGAACTGCAGGAAGTAGTCCCGCGC includes:
- the rpmB gene encoding 50S ribosomal protein L28 — its product is MAWKCDLCGKRPLVGNNVSHANNKTKKRTLPNLQKIRASVNGTPTRVLACTRCIKAGKITKAA
- a CDS encoding desaturase, producing the protein MPAARPKQLPATTAPSRHVYDVIVLGSQLGGALAAVMLAKRGYGVLLVEHDGTGPGYEHGGYCLPYAPFIAPSLKTMSAVEEAFAEVGLAAELQRQQQPHVPELQLVMPRHRVDLHADATRRGAEFAREFGGEGERILTDLAASTHQHEPSDAFFKEAPPLPPDGLLEAWNLKRAKGRHPGLETDLRLAGADAPSRLLRGLRPFSVHLDNPSSALARTRPLSQVLQTPWRYPGGRDGLRKLLFERLQELGGDLLSPSNTDTYVVEELVFDGSRFSAVKLLRSDTLYRASCLVSATDAGALRRLMTGRKKHRGLSDQLDQSTIKSFLFAVNWVVPETALPRGMGELVVLDTEDSELGALLVQVLPARSAEGKEDSSLRVVCAGGFVPASVRDLGEGYLEALAQRIDGHLDTLMPFTQGKRLLRSAPYLDASAVRGSRLMPHPHYLIDAEAHLGVSGLKQQTPTKNLLLAGREVLPGLGLEGELLAGVRATRLIQEMLKKRPVLKR
- a CDS encoding FAD-dependent monooxygenase gives rise to the protein MTERTRNAVIIGGGVGGLTAALALERRGWAVDVFEQAPALKEVGSGVMISPNAMSVLFALGLEQVVARGVPLTHVELCTWRGEALRRERAEDVPGTDVPAVLFHRAALHGALHAALGSGTRVHLGARLTRFEEDGEGVVARFEDGREARGDVLVGADGLHSVVRAQLHPGERMRYAGHPCWRGLARGFSHPALPRGLLRETQGRGARFGVGHVREDLVYWWATADWPQGEPVPGGDSAFLARVFQTAHAPIPELIAATRPADLLRNDLLDRPPLARWGRGRVTLLGDAAHPMMPNMGQGACSAIEDGAVLARTLEETRDVAEGLRRYAARRQDRTRWLQELSWRFGVVGQWRQPAAVWLREKAMRLAPASALRRQYTRLWGWRLGSDG
- a CDS encoding arginyltransferase, giving the protein MATLVGHSIEPPDTCSYLPEERASLEQLVMKDVSPEEYEVLLTRGWRRFGPMYFRPACRDCAECVSLRIPTATFQPNRSQRRARAACARLRVEVGPPRVDAERLALYHRWHDERERTREWNASPLSARDYFLQFAFPHPSAREVAYYDDAAEGGPRLVGLGICDETPRAWSAVYFFYDPAYARLSPGSANVVFQVELARARGIPHVYLGYRVLGCASLRYKASFGPHELLEGRPAPNEAPRWTRAEDDAPTPP